The Maniola hyperantus chromosome 9, iAphHyp1.2, whole genome shotgun sequence genome includes a region encoding these proteins:
- the Elp5 gene encoding elongator complex protein 5: protein MTLFKLKTATCILIEDDYNKNVLPLISELVENSGHQEAVKILCYEQPACVWQNIFTENTVQCFKDSELNEWLKPSTVKCIYIIDSVNQMILDVGWNNCIKYIRSVVTNPVVMKLILVLHRDCLINSKIQIQLNHLANAVVSYDEKKPNIIRVQSKKGSKFFKSEEFLSLDTLTSTLKLTPVVKEVLRVDELEKVLPNELSTFKIEVDQIQQLEKNKLKLPYMSKINEGQGKVYYEPDAVDDWDDEDPDDDLDI from the coding sequence atgacattatttaaattaaagactGCTACCTGTATTTTAATAGAAGATGACTATAACAAAAATGTACTTCCACTAATTTCTGAATTAGTTGAAAATTCCGGACATCAAGAGGCTGTGAAGATACTGTGCTATGAACAACCTGCCTGTGTCTGGCaaaacatttttacagaaaacacAGTTCAATGCTTTAAAGATTCAGAGTTGAATGAGTGGCTGAAACCATCTACTGTTAAGTGCATTTATATCATTGATTCAGTAAATCAAATGATATTAGATGTAGGTTGGAACAACTGCATAAAATACATAAGAAGTGTGGTTACAAATCCTGTAGTGATGAAACTCATTTTGGTATTGCATCGAGATTGTTTGATAAATTCCAAAATACAGATACAGTTAAATCATTTAGCTAATGCCGTTGTGTCATATGATGAAAAAAAGCCTAATATAATAAGAGTTCAAAGTAAAAAGGGTAGTAAATTTTTTAAGAGTGAAGAGTTTCTTTCACTTGACACTTTGACTTCCACATTAAAACTGACACCTGTGGTAAAGGAAGTTTTGAGAGTTGATGAGCTGGAAAAAGTTTTGCCGAATGAGTTATCAACATTTAAGATAGAAGTAGACCAAATCCAGCAACTAGAGAAAAACAAATTGAAATTGCCGTACATGAGTAAAATTAATGAAGGACAAGGTAAAGTTTATTATGAGCCAGATGCAGTTGATGACTGGGACGATGAAGACCCTGATGATGACCTAGATATATGA
- the Sirt4 gene encoding NAD-dependent protein deacylase Sirt4 isoform X2, with translation MVLWVVWTWSNNSNLPGIINFVLLLLFIFKKHKSLNQTNYSIYDLDAQSIPDYRSEEVGLYARSNHKPIQYQEFVKYPKVRQRYWARNFVGWPRFSSVQPNATHYAIRELEKVGKVTTVVTQNVDRLHHKAGSQNVIELHGTGYIVKCMNCPYEIDRFELQEILLKSNPSMHGSFNMIRPDGDVELSKDQVERFRAPLCPVCEGPLKPDIIFFGDNVPKERVEKVRSQVSASDAVFVLGSSLTVYSSYRIVLQAKEENKEVAVLNIGPTRADNIVDLKISTKCGEILTDLTNSLCS, from the exons atGGTGCTGTGGGTGGTCTGGACGTGGAGCAATAATTCCAATTTGCCAGgaataataaattttgtacttttgttgttatttatatttaaaaaacataaaagcCTAAACCAAACGAATTATTCTATTTACGACCTTGATGCACAGA GTATCCCAGATTATCGATCAGAAGAGGTGGGTTTATATGCACGCAGCAATCACAAGCCAATTCAGTACCAAGAATTTGTAAAGTATCCAAAAGTAAGACAAAGGTATTGGGCAAGAAATTTTGTGGGTTGGCCAAGGTTTAGTTCTGTACAACCAAATGCTACTCACTATGCTATTAGAGAATTGGAAAAG GTTGGAAAGGTAACCACTGTGGTGACTCAAAATGTTGATAGGCTGCATCACAAGGCGGGCTCACAAAATGTCATAGAACTTCATGGAACTGGCTATATTGTGAAATGTATGAACTGCCCTTATGAAATAGACAGGTTTGAATTGCAGGAAATATTACTGAAAAGCAACCCAAGTATGCATGGCAGTTTCAATATGATAAGGCCAGATGGAGATGTAGAATTATCTAAG GACCAGGTGGAAAGATTTCGAGCACCACTATGTCCAGTCTGTGAAGGTCCTCTAAAGCCTGATATCATATTTTTTGGTGATAATGTTCCCAAAGAAAGAGTAGAAAAAGTGAGAAGCCAGGTATCGGCCAGTGATGCTGTATTTGTACTAGGATCAAGTTTAACTGTGTATTCAAGTTATAGAATAGTTTTGCAAGCcaaagaagaaaataaagaGGTTGCAGTCCTAAACATTGGACCAACAAGAGCTGACAATATTGTGGACttaaaaatatctacaaaatGTGGAGAGATTTTAACAGATCTTACCAATTCACTATGTAGCTGA
- the Sirt4 gene encoding NAD-dependent protein deacylase Sirt4 isoform X1, which yields MFNAVVRQKHFIQQKYFIRRLAFVPVYKPPDQKDFQKLRNFLHKHDKFLILTGAGISTESGIPDYRSEEVGLYARSNHKPIQYQEFVKYPKVRQRYWARNFVGWPRFSSVQPNATHYAIRELEKVGKVTTVVTQNVDRLHHKAGSQNVIELHGTGYIVKCMNCPYEIDRFELQEILLKSNPSMHGSFNMIRPDGDVELSKDQVERFRAPLCPVCEGPLKPDIIFFGDNVPKERVEKVRSQVSASDAVFVLGSSLTVYSSYRIVLQAKEENKEVAVLNIGPTRADNIVDLKISTKCGEILTDLTNSLCS from the exons ATGTTTAATGCTGTTGTTCGGCAAAAGCATTTTATTCAACAAAAGTATTTTATTCGACGATTAGCGTTTGTACCCGTCTATAAACCGCCAGACCagaaagattttcaaaaactgcgTAATTTTCTTCATAAGCACGATAAGTTTCTCATTTTAACAGGTGCTGGAATATCTACGGAATCAG GTATCCCAGATTATCGATCAGAAGAGGTGGGTTTATATGCACGCAGCAATCACAAGCCAATTCAGTACCAAGAATTTGTAAAGTATCCAAAAGTAAGACAAAGGTATTGGGCAAGAAATTTTGTGGGTTGGCCAAGGTTTAGTTCTGTACAACCAAATGCTACTCACTATGCTATTAGAGAATTGGAAAAG GTTGGAAAGGTAACCACTGTGGTGACTCAAAATGTTGATAGGCTGCATCACAAGGCGGGCTCACAAAATGTCATAGAACTTCATGGAACTGGCTATATTGTGAAATGTATGAACTGCCCTTATGAAATAGACAGGTTTGAATTGCAGGAAATATTACTGAAAAGCAACCCAAGTATGCATGGCAGTTTCAATATGATAAGGCCAGATGGAGATGTAGAATTATCTAAG GACCAGGTGGAAAGATTTCGAGCACCACTATGTCCAGTCTGTGAAGGTCCTCTAAAGCCTGATATCATATTTTTTGGTGATAATGTTCCCAAAGAAAGAGTAGAAAAAGTGAGAAGCCAGGTATCGGCCAGTGATGCTGTATTTGTACTAGGATCAAGTTTAACTGTGTATTCAAGTTATAGAATAGTTTTGCAAGCcaaagaagaaaataaagaGGTTGCAGTCCTAAACATTGGACCAACAAGAGCTGACAATATTGTGGACttaaaaatatctacaaaatGTGGAGAGATTTTAACAGATCTTACCAATTCACTATGTAGCTGA
- the Pp4-19C gene encoding serine/threonine-protein phosphatase 4 catalytic subunit, which produces MSDTSDLDRQIEQLKRCEIIMEAEVKALCAKAREILVEESNVQRVDSPVTVCGDIHGQFYDLKELFKVGGDVPETNYLFMGDFVDRGFYSVETFLLLLALKVRYPDRITLIRGNHESRQITQVYGFYDECLRKYGSITVWRYCTEIFDYLSLSAIIDGRIFCVHGGLSPSIQTLDQIRTIDRKQEVPHDGPMCDLLWSDPEDTQGWGVSPRGAGYLFGSDVVAQFNVSNDIDMICRAHQLVMEGYKWHFNETVLTVWSAPNYCYRCGNVAAILELNESLQREFTIFEAAPQESRGVPSKKPQADYFL; this is translated from the exons ATGTCCGACACGAGTGATTTAGATCGCCAAATTGAGCAGCTGAAAAGATGTGAAATTATAATGGAGGCAGAGGTTAAAGCCCTCTGTGCCAAAGCCCGTGAGATCCTAGTCGAGGAAAGTAATGTTCAACGCGTCGATTCACCTGTCACG GTGTGTGGAGACATCCATGGACAATTTTACGACCTGAAGGAGTTATTTAAAGTAGGCGGAGATGTGCCTGAAACAAACTACCTGTTCATGGGTGACTTTGTAGACAGAGGGTTTTATTCAGTTGAAACTTTCTTATTACTACTAGCTTTGAAG GTTCGCTATCCAGACCGTATTACATTGATAAGAGGCAACCACGAATCACGACAGATCACACAAGTATATGGATTTTATGACGAGTGCTTGAGAAAATATGGATCTATTACTGTATGGAG GTATTGCACTGAAATATTCGACTATTTATCCCTTTCGGCAATCATCGACGGAAGAATATTCTGCGTGCACGGCGGTCTCAGCCCTTCAATACAGACACTGGACCAGATAAGAACCATCGATCGAAAGCAAGAGGTGCCACACGATGGCCCTATGTGCGATTTGCTATGGAGTGATCCTGAAG ACACTCAGGGTTGGGGGGTGTCCCCGCGCGGCGCCGGCTACCTGTTCGGCTCGGATGTGGTGGCGCAGTTCAACGTGTCCAACGACATCGACATGATCTGCCGCGCGCACCAGCTCGTCATGGAGGGCTACAAGTGGCACTTCAACGAGACCGTGCTCACCGTGTGGTCGGCGCCCAACTATTGTTACAG ATGCGGCAACGTAGCAGCCATATTGGAACTGAACGAAAGCCTCCAGCGCGAATTTACGATATTCGAAGCGGCTCCACAGGAATCGAGAGGAGTTCCCTCCAAGAAACCACAAGCTGACTACTTTTTATAA